From Streptomyces sp. NBC_00775, one genomic window encodes:
- a CDS encoding GntR family transcriptional regulator: protein MTKIEPLGAEREPLGAVRERVLATLRQEIIAGRLHPGDRLVERELAERFGVSRVPVREAIRALVAEGFVLFETPRRTVVRRLTPTDVAELFELREALEVYAAGLAASRATPEALAELAGLLDRAATATHADDAEAITDINTRFHDRILAMAGNSLLISVMEPVDGRLRWLTRQNEEWPQLLTEHRELYESIASGDPERARAHALAHVQANYRSTVRHLFGETELP from the coding sequence ATGACGAAGATCGAACCTCTGGGCGCGGAGCGAGAGCCGCTGGGCGCGGTGCGCGAGCGCGTCCTCGCGACCCTGCGGCAGGAGATCATCGCGGGGCGGCTGCACCCCGGCGACCGTCTGGTCGAGCGCGAGCTGGCCGAGCGCTTCGGGGTCTCCCGGGTTCCGGTCCGCGAAGCGATCCGCGCGCTGGTCGCCGAGGGGTTCGTACTCTTCGAGACGCCGCGCAGGACCGTCGTACGCCGGCTCACTCCGACCGACGTGGCCGAACTCTTCGAACTGCGCGAGGCGCTGGAGGTCTACGCCGCCGGACTCGCCGCGTCACGCGCCACCCCGGAGGCGCTGGCCGAGCTGGCCGGGCTGCTCGACCGCGCGGCGACCGCGACCCACGCCGACGACGCGGAGGCGATCACCGACATCAACACCCGTTTCCACGACCGGATCCTGGCCATGGCGGGCAACAGCCTGCTCATCTCCGTCATGGAACCGGTCGACGGCCGGCTGCGCTGGCTCACCCGGCAGAACGAGGAGTGGCCCCAACTCCTCACCGAGCACCGTGAGCTGTACGAGTCCATCGCATCCGGCGACCCGGAGCGGGCCCGCGCGCACGCACTCGCGCACGTACAGGCCAACTA